A window of the Sabethes cyaneus chromosome 1, idSabCyanKW18_F2, whole genome shotgun sequence genome harbors these coding sequences:
- the LOC128732950 gene encoding uncharacterized protein DDB_G0287625-like codes for MNNNNNNNNNNNNNNNNNNNNNNNNNNNNNNNNNNNNNNNNNNNNNNNNNNNNNNNNNNNNNNNNNNNNNNNNNNNNNNNNNNNNNNNNNNNNNNNNNNNNNNNNNNNNNNNNNNNNNNNNNNNNNNNNNNNNNNNNNNNNNNNNNNNNNNNNNNNNNNNNNNNNNNNNNNNNNNNNNNNNNNNNNNNNNNNNNNNNNNNNNNNNNNNNNNNNNNNNNNNNNNNNNNNNNNNNNNNNNNNNNNNNNNNNNNNNNNNNNNNNNNNNNNNN; via the coding sequence atgaataataataataataataataataataataataataataataataataataataataataataataataataataataataataataataataataataataataataataataataataataataataataataataataataataataataataataataataataataataataataataataataataataataataataataataataataataataataataataataataataataataataataataataataataataataataataataataataataataataataataataataataataataataataataataataataataataataataataataataataataataataataataataataataataataataataataataataataataataataataataataataataataataataataataataataataataataataataataataataataataataataataataataataataataataataataataataataataataataataataataataataataataataataataataataataataataataataataataataataataataataataataataataataataataataataataataataataataataataataataataataataataataataataataataataataataataataataataataataataataataataataataataataataataataataataataataataataataataataataataataataataataataataataataat